AGGCAAGCTCCTGGCTGCTCGGGTGGCTGTGTGCCCTGACATTGCTGACCCGGCAGCCCGCTTTGGAGGAGAGAGTGTTTTCCCTAGGTCTTCTGCTGGAGTGGGAcaggaggggctggagctgcaTGTACTTTACTCCTGCATATGAAGTTTCTTTTAGCTCTTGTAAatccagccctggctgctggctCAGCCTGGTCCCATCTGCATCCCTCTGGCTTCCAGCCCTCCTGGTCCCCCGCTTTGGACTTGTCATCTGTGGGAGCCTGGAGTTTCCCAGCCGCCTCTTTTCTgggctccttccctcccctctgtgGTTGCTCCTCTTTGCTCTGCATGTGTTGAGGCTCCACTGTCCCAAGCAGCACCACTCTGTGCTTTGCTTAGCTCCTTCCCTTCAGCATGTGGGAGCCAGCTTCTGCCCCAggccagctgctcccagccagggCACGCTCAAGATCCCAGTGGGATCCCTCTTCTCCTCTAGGTTCAGCAACCTGGGCGTGCTCCACGTCACCAAGAAGAACATGATGGAGATCatgaaggaaaagctgaagcagcagaagaCGCGTAACAGGAGCCACGTGCTGACGGGTGAGGGCAGCCTGAGCACGTGGTGGGACTCAGTGCCCCATGGGGAGCAGGGACCCCCTGTGGGGTGACTTctggggggctggtgggggatGGGCAGGGGACCTGGAGCCCTGTCCCCTTCCTTAGCCTGATGGGATCTCGCCCTGCCCTGGCAGAAGCGGAGCTGCGTGAGATCGAGTTGGAGGCGAAGGAGCTGAAGAAGGTGATGGACCTGAGCATTGTGCGGTTGCGCTTCACCGCCTACCTCCGTGACAGCAGCGGGAACTTCACGCTGGCCCTCCAGCCCGTCATCTCAGACCCCATCCATGACAGCAGTGAGTGTGGTGCCAGgccagggaggggacagggtgGGACGGGGTAAGGACGTGAGGGATGCTCTCTCTGCCACGACAGCTCCCAACACCTCCTCTCGCTCTGCAGAGTCCCCAGGAGCTTCTAACCTGAAGATCTCACGGATGGATAAGACAGCAGGCTCTGTGCGGGGAGGGGACGAGGTCTACTTGCTATGTGATAAAGTTCAGAAAGGTAAAAGCCATTCCCTGCAGCTGAAAGCTTCCAGAGGGGCTGCAGCGGGAGAGATCTGGGGCCCCTGGGCAGCTGGGGGTCCATGTCCCCAGAGCCTGGCTCGGGAGACAGGCGGTGCCAGCACCCCCTATCTCCCCAGATGACATCGAGGTGCGTTTCTATGAGGATGATGAGAACGGCTGGCAGGCCTTCGGGGACTTCTCCCCCACTGATGTGCACAAGCAGGTACaggggaaggggcggggggcaTCCTGCTGTGACCTGAGGCAGGTGGGTGCCATACAGGGTCGGGGAGCCCCATCCCTGGTTCCAGGGAAGAGCGGTACCCCATGTCCATCTGTCCTGCCCACAGTATGCCATCGTCTTCCGCACACCCCCCTACCACAAGCCCAAGATCGACCGTCCCGTCACCGTCTTCCTGCAGCTGAAGCGGAAGCGGGGGGGCGATGTGAGCGACTCCAAGCAGTTCACCTACTACCCCGTGGTGGAAGGTGAGCACCCCCTGGGCAGGCCGGTGTGCCCCCtgcccccggggctgcccctcaccctgctgccccTTTCTCCCTGCAGATAAGGAAGAAGTGGAGAGGAAGCGCAAGAAAgtcctgcctcagtttccccagcacTTTGGCGGGGGCTCGCACATGGGGGGTgctggcgggggggctgggggcttcGGCTCTGGAGGAGGTGAGTGGGGAcacctcttccccatccctgctcAGATGGCTGCGGCCCAGCCCTGGgagctccctgctcccctccagcctCACGCGTCCTCCCCCTTGCTCCGCAGGCGGGAACCTCAGCTTTCCCTACTCCCCTGGGCTGGCCTACAACAGCATCTACTCTCCAGGCCCCCACCCCGTGGGGGGCTACCAGGGGGGTGTGCAGATGAAGGGCCCCGAGGCAGAGGGGCCCAGGAATGACAGGCAGGCACCTGCAGAGAGCGTGTACTGCAAGGAGCTGCAGAAGCACGGTAAGAGGGGACAGGGCTGGAACGAGGGCTGGGGGTCCTCGCTCAGGAGGGGTGGCACAGGTCAGGGACTGTTTCGGGGCCGGATGCCACTCTCCTCTATGCCTGGGAAGATGCAGGAAGGTGGAtggggctgctgctcctggaggTGACGTCCTGCTttgccccccagcccagctctacCAGCTGTGTATGATGGCGCTGGCCCGTCGCAATGCCCATGCCCTGTTCGACTACTCGGTCACCGCCGACCCTCGCATGCTGCTTGCAGTCCAGAGGCACCTGGCTGCATCACAGGACGAGAACGGAGACACGTGAGAGCACGAGGGGTTTGGGGGAGAGCATGGGAGCCTTGCTGGCCATCAGAGCCATTAGGAGGGCTCTGGGGGAGTGGGACGTGGCAGGGAGgacctggagaaggggaggtgAGCCAGGGGCCATTCCGCTCTCCCCGCAGGCCTTTGCACCTCGCTATTATCCACGAACAGACGGCAGTGATCAAACAGCTAATCGAGGTCATGCCCAACCAGCACATCATCAACATCTCCAACAACCTGCAGCAGGTACATGTTTCCCAGAGCAGCTGGTTCTCCTTGCTCCCATTTCCCAATCCCGGCGGCTCCCATTGcccttcctgcagcagggaggctgcaggacTGAGCACAGCGCGGCCGCGCTGGTGAGGACTGGGCTCCTCCTGCGAGCGCTGCTGAGGGGGTGCCACTGTCCTGTAGACGCCACTGCATCTGGCAGTCATCACCAAGCAGCCCCAAGTcgtccagctcctgctgcaagcCCACGCCGACCCCACCTTGCTGGACCGCTACGGCAATTCCCTGCTGCACCTGGCGCTCCAGGCTGGCGACGAAGAGATGCTGAGGACGCTGCTGGCCCACCTGGGCTCGGACGCCCCTTACCTGCTCAACCTGCCCAACTTCCAGGGTGAGTGGGGCTGGGAGATGACAGGCAGGAGCCCGGGGGTGCTGTGGTGGGCTCAGACAGAGGGCTGCTGAGCCTCTCAACCTGTTGCAGGCCTCCTGCCTGTGCACCTGGCTGTGAAGGCAAAGAGTCTGGCCTGCCTGGACCTGCTGGTCAGGAAGGGAGCGGATGTGAATGCAGTGGAGAGGCAGGGCGGGAGGACCCCGCTGCACCTGGCTGTGGAGATGGAGAACCTGAATATGGCCACCCACCTGGTGAAGAAGGTACGGGGAGGGCCGGGGCATGTGGGTTGgtggctgtgggatggggatggggtgcAGCCTCCGCTGGGCCCCTCGGGGGTCCCCTGTGGTCTGAGGGGTGACCAGAAGCGGGTGGGGGGCAGTGCCCAGGCAGCCCATCCTGCCCATCCTCACAGCCTCGGGCCTTTCTTCATAGCTGGGAGCAGATGTCAACAGCTGGACTTTCGCGAGGAACACCCCCCTGCACCTGGCTGCTGGCCTGGGCTCCCCCATCCTCACCAAATTGCTCATCAAAGCTGGTAAAgcactgccctccctccccacggCCCCggctgcctgtgctggagtGCGCCCAGGCACAGAGCGGACCTCAGCGCCCTGGGCCGACCTCCCCTGCTCGGGGCTCAGTCCACCCTTCCCTGACAGGGGCAGACGTGCTGTGTGAGAACGACGAGCCCATCAGCCCCTCCTCGTCGGAGGCCAGCAGTGACACGGATGCTGACCccgaggagcaggagctggccatggagctgggggagctggcccCGGCTGTGGAGCACAGCACCAACCCTGAGCCCCCCGCGCAAGGGCACGGGCAGGCAGGACACAGGCACCGCCGCTGCCACACACCCCTGGACCTGACTCGAAGCCAGAAGGTGTGTGGCATGGGCGGGGGGTCAAACCCCTGGGAGCattggcagggatggggcagagctCCAGGAGCTGCTCCTGCAAGGAGCCCGTGTCCCAGGGAGAGCCATGgtgtggggaggtggggtgtGTTGGCTGGTGCTCTGGGGGATGCTTATGTCCGTGTGTCTGTCCTGAAGGTGCGGGAGATCCTGCTGCAGGCCTCCCAGCAGGGCCCTGAGGTGGAGCTGCCCACTGCCCCCTGGCCAGGTgagcagcccctct
The genomic region above belongs to Phalacrocorax aristotelis chromosome 12, bGulAri2.1, whole genome shotgun sequence and contains:
- the NFKB2 gene encoding nuclear factor NF-kappa-B p100 subunit isoform X2 translates to MLGLDGLLRPASSSPCLHGIDYDDLSFSSHMMEQKEPLIETVEGPYLVIIEQPKQRGFRFRYGCEGPSHGGLPGASSEKGRKTYPTVKICNYIGMARIEVDLVTHSDPPRVHAHSLVGKQCNEAGNCIAIVGPKDMTAQFSNLGVLHVTKKNMMEIMKEKLKQQKTRNRSHVLTEAELREIELEAKELKKVMDLSIVRLRFTAYLRDSSGNFTLALQPVISDPIHDSKSPGASNLKISRMDKTAGSVRGGDEVYLLCDKVQKDDIEVRFYEDDENGWQAFGDFSPTDVHKQYAIVFRTPPYHKPKIDRPVTVFLQLKRKRGGDVSDSKQFTYYPVVEDKEEVERKRKKVLPQFPQHFGGGSHMGGAGGGAGGFGSGGGGNLSFPYSPGLAYNSIYSPGPHPVGGYQGGVQMKGPEAEGPRNDRQAPAESVYCKELQKHAQLYQLCMMALARRNAHALFDYSVTADPRMLLAVQRHLAASQDENGDTPLHLAIIHEQTAVIKQLIEVMPNQHIINISNNLQQTPLHLAVITKQPQVVQLLLQAHADPTLLDRYGNSLLHLALQAGDEEMLRTLLAHLGSDAPYLLNLPNFQGLLPVHLAVKAKSLACLDLLVRKGADVNAVERQGGRTPLHLAVEMENLNMATHLVKKLGADVNSWTFARNTPLHLAAGLGSPILTKLLIKAGADVLCENDEPISPSSSEASSDTDADPEEQELAMELGELAPAVEHSTNPEPPAQGHGQAGHRHRRCHTPLDLTRSQKVREILLQASQQGPEVELPTAPWPGKVLSLDSEVLQGLEQLLNQDCSGSDWIELAKRLGLCSLVETYKDTPSPSVSLLRSYELAGGSLGGLLEALDSMGLHKAVRMLHKTEVLEKLQSTELKEDSAYGSESVEEEQAATLALKPGPGGELPHSQQPQVH
- the NFKB2 gene encoding nuclear factor NF-kappa-B p100 subunit isoform X1; this encodes MLGLDGLLRPASSSPAAGRPRADMDEQFQPCLHGIDYDDLSFSSHMMEQKEPLIETVEGPYLVIIEQPKQRGFRFRYGCEGPSHGGLPGASSEKGRKTYPTVKICNYIGMARIEVDLVTHSDPPRVHAHSLVGKQCNEAGNCIAIVGPKDMTAQFSNLGVLHVTKKNMMEIMKEKLKQQKTRNRSHVLTEAELREIELEAKELKKVMDLSIVRLRFTAYLRDSSGNFTLALQPVISDPIHDSKSPGASNLKISRMDKTAGSVRGGDEVYLLCDKVQKDDIEVRFYEDDENGWQAFGDFSPTDVHKQYAIVFRTPPYHKPKIDRPVTVFLQLKRKRGGDVSDSKQFTYYPVVEDKEEVERKRKKVLPQFPQHFGGGSHMGGAGGGAGGFGSGGGGNLSFPYSPGLAYNSIYSPGPHPVGGYQGGVQMKGPEAEGPRNDRQAPAESVYCKELQKHAQLYQLCMMALARRNAHALFDYSVTADPRMLLAVQRHLAASQDENGDTPLHLAIIHEQTAVIKQLIEVMPNQHIINISNNLQQTPLHLAVITKQPQVVQLLLQAHADPTLLDRYGNSLLHLALQAGDEEMLRTLLAHLGSDAPYLLNLPNFQGLLPVHLAVKAKSLACLDLLVRKGADVNAVERQGGRTPLHLAVEMENLNMATHLVKKLGADVNSWTFARNTPLHLAAGLGSPILTKLLIKAGADVLCENDEPISPSSSEASSDTDADPEEQELAMELGELAPAVEHSTNPEPPAQGHGQAGHRHRRCHTPLDLTRSQKVREILLQASQQGPEVELPTAPWPGKVLSLDSEVLQGLEQLLNQDCSGSDWIELAKRLGLCSLVETYKDTPSPSVSLLRSYELAGGSLGGLLEALDSMGLHKAVRMLHKTEVLEKLQSTELKEDSAYGSESVEEEQAATLALKPGPGGELPHSQQPQVH